TATCATTAAGGTTATTGGCTACGCTGCGCCGAACGGTTTCGGATGGGTCGTCTTTTAATCGCTCCAAAATAGGTAAAATGTTGTTGGGCTGGGTTTTAAGATGCGGCACAGCCATTGCCCATGGCAAGCGAGGCCGGGCACCCTCAGATGCTAATCGCCTAACCGATTCGTTGGGGTGTTTTGCCCATTGCAACATTTGCTCCATCATGGCGGCTGGGTATTGCTTTAAAAAGGGGCGCACTGCAAACTCACAAGTAATAAATTGGGTTACAAACTCAATGCTTTTAATAGATTGAGGGTAGTTTTGGAGGCCGTATAGTTCTATATAATCGGGCAAAAACATAAAAACAAGTTGCCCGTTTTTAAAATCTGCCAACCTTAGATTATTAATTAAATTTTCGATTAGCGACATTGCCTCGCCAAAATCATCCGGAAAAAACTGTTTTAAAACTTGGGTTGTATGGCGCATCCGGGCTTTAAGCTCGCGTTTTTCCCATGCCTCATCAAATAGTAACTGTTTAAAAATTTTGCCGTTAAATTTGGGCAATAAAGGTGCTAATATTTGCGCAAAATTGTGGTAAAACTCCTTTGAGTATAGATCTTTTAATAAACTACTCATAAACAATATTAAATTAACTAGTATTTTTAACTTAGCTCACTCTTGGCTAAAAAGAAATAATTATTGTGCTATTTTTTTGGCGTTACCAAATATAAAAGTAAAACAATAAAACTCCATCTCGGTTTATTATGCAACTGTCCCTGAGTTATTGCCCAGAAAAAATTACCTTCGATTTTAAAATGATAACCATTTGATTTAATATTAAATTATCGAAAAAGCTGCGATTAAATTTTTATCCGGAAATTTTAGTTTGGCGCGGTAGTTACGCAAAGTTAATAAAGCATGTTTTTTGTTTATATGAATATCCGGATTTTACTTTTACGAGACTCAATAAGTGCTAAAAAATATTTTTTTAGTTGTCTGTTGCGTTGCGAATTATGTTTTAAAATTGGTAACTTTGCAACCTAAACTAATTTGCCATTCTTAAAAAATACCTTTCTACCATGAATAATCCTATTTGGCACCGTTTTTTATTGCTTGGTTTACTAACTACAGCTACGCTGGTGTTTACTGCCTGCCCTGATGACGAACCCGACCCACCCGCCCCAACATACAATGTAAATTTAATTTTTAAGGCGGTTGTAAATGGCTCAATCTACAATCCAAGCGATATTTACGCCCACACTAACGGGCAAAACTTTTCGGTTGAAGCATTTCGTTTATATGTTTCGCGGATGGCTATGGTAGCACC
The sequence above is drawn from the Sphingobacteriales bacterium genome and encodes:
- a CDS encoding DNA alkylation repair protein, translating into MSSLLKDLYSKEFYHNFAQILAPLLPKFNGKIFKQLLFDEAWEKRELKARMRHTTQVLKQFFPDDFGEAMSLIENLINNLRLADFKNGQLVFMFLPDYIELYGLQNYPQSIKSIEFVTQFITCEFAVRPFLKQYPAAMMEQMLQWAKHPNESVRRLASEGARPRLPWAMAVPHLKTQPNNILPILERLKDDPSETVRRSVANNLNDISKDHPDLVLNVLQNWAEPLNAQRMALLKHAARTLLKSGNPKALALFGLSTSNLIKLTHTHLQSTEIEIGQYLTLQFTLHNPSNKPFALRLEYAIYFLLANGKWNKKVFKISERQLTENETQTIQKKHSFRPITTRKYYKGQHFVGLIINGLEQVKLPFWLG